In the genome of Anaerolineaceae bacterium oral taxon 439, the window CAACCCGATCATGATAGACAGAGCCGCGCTGGATGGGGATTGGTTAGCATGTAAAATTTTCGCACGATTTAATACATATCTATCAATCGGGATCGCCAATCTTGTAAATATTTTCAATCCTGAGTTAATACTAATCGGAGGCGGTTTAGCTGCGGCAAAGAACATTCAGATTCCTGCAATAAAGGCCGCCGTCATCGAGCGGATCCTTTCGCCGGATCAAATGTGCCAGATTGAAAAAACAAAACTTGGCGGAAAAGCAGGGATGTATGGAGCATGCCTGAAGGCCATGGAACATCTGGAGCAGGTAAGGTAAGCAGCGCTTTTTACCGAGATACTTTCACCCCTCCTTTCCACGCAAGCTCCATCCGTTCATAGCCTTCTTATAAAAATACCGCCTGACAGAGCAACCGGTAGTATAATCAGGATAAGTGAAAGAACGCACAATCTCGATGATCCGACGTTCCTTCAAACATAAAGACAAAGGAAGTAGAAGGAGAATATATGATTCGTTTTACCTTGCCGCGTGATCTGTATCACGGAAAAGACGCACTTGCTGCGCTGAAGACCTTAACCGGAAAAAAAGCCATGATTTGCACCGGCGGAAGCTCGATGAAGAAATTCGGATTCCTCGACAAAACGAAGAAATATCTTGAAGAAGCCGGAATGGAAGTCGCGATCTTCGAAGGGATTGAACCGGATCCGTCCGTTGAAACCGTCATGCGCGGGGCTGCCGCCATGCTCGAATTCGAACCGGATTGGATCGTCGCGATCGGCGGCGGCTCTCCGATCGACGCGGCCAAAGCCATGTGGATCAAGTATGAATATCCACAGACGACCTTCGAGGACATGTGCGTAGTTTTCGGTATCCCGAAACTACGCAACAAAGCTCGTTTCTGCGCTATTTCGTCAACCTCCGGAACCGCTACCGAAGTCACCGCCTTCTCGATCATCACCGACTATCAGAAGGGCGTAAAATACCCGATCGCCGATTACGAAATTACTCCGGACGTTGCGATCGTCGATCCTGAATTAGCGATGACCATGCCGACCAAACTGGTTGCGCATACCGGTATGGACGCGATGACCCACGCGATTGAAGCGTTCGTCTCGACCGCCAACAGCGATTACACCGATCCGCTCGCGCTCCATGCGATCGAAATGGTCAAAGCTGATCTCGTTCCGTCGTTCAATAAAGACACCGATGCCCGCGCCCGCATGCACGACGCGCAGTGCCTCGCCGGAATGGCGTTCACTAACGCGCTCCTCGGTATCGTCCACTCGATGGCGCACAAAACCGGCGCCGCGTTCGACGATTTCGGAGCGCATATTATCCACGGCGCCGCTAACTCGATGTACCTCCCGAAAGTCATCGCCTACAACGCGAAAGAACCGACCGCTAAGAAACGCTACGCCGCCATCGCCGATTTCATTAAGCTCGGCGGGGCCTCTGACGACGAAAAGATTGCGCGGCTGATCAAGCTGCTCCGCAACATGAACGACGAACTCCGCATTCCACACTGTATCAAACATTACGGCGCGGACAGCTACGCGGCCGAAGTCGGCTTTGTTCCGGAAAAAGTCTTCCTCGAACGATTGCCGAAAATTGCTGAATTGGCAATCGCCGACGCCTGCACGGGATCGAACCCGCGCCAGCCTTCGCAGGAAGAAATGGAAAAACTGCTGAAGTGCTGCTATTACGATCTGGACGTCGATTTCTAATCCGCGCGTTCGCTGAATCTGAATCGTAAGCCAACCTGTCCCGCCGCGATTATCGTCCGCATGGGACAGGTTTTTTCATACAAGGAAGGAAACCTCATGAAACCACTTATCATTTATCGCAGTTTTCATCATCACAATACCGAAGCCATCGTCAAAGCAATCGCTCCCATCATCAACGCCGATATCATTTCCGCTGACAAGCCGGATGAAATCGATATTGCCGGACGCGATTGTATCGGATTCGCCTCAGGAATCTACATGAGCAACTTTGATAAGACGATTTATCGTATCATCGAACGGTTGGGGCCCAAGCCGGGAACGAAAACTTTTACAGTCTTCACATCCGGCGCGAATCTCCGTCGCCCGCCGCGGCGGCTAACCAAAATCCTCGCGGAAAACGGATACGAGAATCTCGGGAATTTCAGTTGCAAAGCGTTCGACACCTGGGGGCCTCTCCGATTCATCGGTGGAACCAACAGGAATCGTCCGAATGAGGCCGATCTGGAAGCAGCCCGCGAATTCGCGGCAGGCTTACTTCCGAAGATCAACGAACAGTAGCCGTCTCACCCAATATCTACACGAAGCCGGCGAACAGGTTTATTACTTGCCGCCTGCTTTAATATCAGCGTTATAAAAATAAAAGCGGCTGCGTTTTCAGAGCTCATCTGACTTCGCAGCCGCGAAAAAAACAGAGATACGTCCGGGCTATTCGTCAGTCTCGATCTCATACGGCCAATTCATAATCCCGCCAAAGTCATAGACCTTCGTATACCCCAAATCCTTCAGGATCTTCGCCGCCTCCCCGCTGCGATTTCCTGACCGGCAATACACCAACAGCATCGCGTCCAAGCTCGGAAGCGCGGTTTTCGCCTGCGCAGCGAGCGAATCGAGCGGAACCAACGCCGCACCCGGAACATGCCCCATCGCATATTCCGCCGCCGAGCGAACGTCGACAACCGTAACCCCGCCGGCATCCATCATCTTTTTCGCTTCTTCCGCGCTGATTTTTTGATTAATCACGGTCTCTCCCTGCGGCCTGCGCTCAGGTTCGACCGTCAGCGTCGGAGTCAGTTCCGTCGCACAGCCGGTCAACGTCGCTGCCGAAATGAGTGCCAAAATAAAAAAAGAAATAAATCGCTTCACAATTCCTGATTCCTTTTCCCCGCGAACCGGACCGGCAGCCAGGCTCACCCGCCAATCAACGGTTTCCGCTCGACCTTTTCTTCAAAACGACTGAACAGGTACGAAACAATCACGCCAATAATCAGCATCAGAAGGCAGATCAACAGCGCAACCGGAAAAGATAAACCTGACGCGGCCAGCCCTTCCCCGCTGAGCGCGGGAAAAACGACGACCGGAAAAATGACCAGAGACGAACCGATAACCGTTCCAAGGATAAAATGATGCGTACCGGCGTAAAACCGATCGAATAAGAAAGCCATCAGCCGGGATAACAGTAAAACGCACGCCACCGCGCCTAAACCGAACGGAATCATCATCGTGAAATCCAGATTTTTGATCCCCTCCGCCATTTTGTCATAAAGTCCAAAATAAATCAGGAAATTCGACGGCGACATCCCCGGGACAATAAATCCAAGAGCGAAAACCATGCCGCTGAAGAACCAGACCACCAGATTCGGGGTAACCTGCGTCAGGCTCTGCTGCCCCATCATCAGCATCGCGAACAGCAGCGCCGCGGTAACCGCCATGATCAGCAGGTGCCCACCGGAACGTCCGCGCTCGCCCGCCGTCCGAATCAGCGACGGAAGCGTTCCCAGAACGAATCCGATGAACAGGCAGACAAACTGCGCCTCATATTTACCGAAGGCAGCGGAAACGACCGCCGAGAACAGGATAAAGCCAAGCCCGACGCCGATCACGATCGGCAGAAAATATCGGAAATTTTTGACAAAATCCTTCCGAATATCGGCGAGAAAACGAATCAACGGATCGTAAATCCCGAAAATAACCGCCATGACGCCGCCGGAAAGTCCGGGCAATATTGCGCCAATCCCAACAATCGTACCTTTAATTAGGCGAATGAACCAATCCATCCGTGTTCCTCCTGAAAAGAATCTTTTGATATTGTATCAAATGCACTTAATATCCTGAGCCTTTATTCGGAAAGATGTAACAGAGCTGGAACATGCCTCCAACATTAGAGCTTCCTCATCCCCAGATTCAGCTCCCGCATCGCCGCCGCATCGACCTTCACCACCTCCCGGTCATACGTCACCAACCCATTCAGCTCGTCCTCCACGTCCGACAGCTGCGTATAAATCGCGGCGACCAACCCCCGCTCAACCGCAGGGGAAATCTCCTCCCGGTACAGCCGCCGCAGCCAGGCGCCAAGCTCCTCCCGTGACGACAGCCGTTTATAGCCGAAATCCTTCTCGTTATACGCATGTCCGGGAATACGCAGGTTATATCCGCCGAACTCGCTCAGCGCAGCCGCACGCCCGCGCCCGTCCGCCTCAAAACGAACCGGCTTAAAATAAACGTGCCGGCTTGAAAAATCGCCGCATCCCTGATCGTACCATCCGCTCGCCGAGTCGACGAGCCGCGTCGGGTCCGCCGCGCGCAGGTGCGTCGTCGTTTCAACGGCGTCGAACTGGCCCCAACCCTCATTAAACGGGACCCAGACGACAATCGACGGAACGTTGCGCAAATGCGCGATCATCTCGTCCAGCTCAACCCGATACTGCGCTCGACCGGCACGATCGCCGCGCGCGAAAAGACGGTAAAACCGGTCCCGAATCGGAAGACGCAAAAAAACCGGGACCGAAATCAGCGCGGTCGAATACGTCCCTCCGCCGTTGACCATATCCTGCCACACCAGCATCCCCAGCCGGTCGCAATGATAATACCAGCGCAGCGGCTCCACCTTAATATGCTTCCGCAGCATGTTGAAACCCATCGCCTTCGCCATCGCGATATCGGCAATCAGCGCATCGTCCGACGGCGCGGTCAGCATCCCGTCGCTCCAATACCCCTGATCGAGCAATCCGCTTTGAAAAATCGCCCGGTTATTCAGCATGAACCGCGGGACCCCATCCGCGCCCTTCTCGATCGCGACCTTCCGCATGCCAAAATAGCTCTCGACCCGATCCTCCCCCATCCGAACCGTCAGGTCATACAGCTTCGGCGTTTCCGGCGTCCAGGGCTCAAACCCGGTCATATCCAGCCGGATCGGTCGTCCCGTCCATCCCTCAACCGTTCGCCCGTCAACCTCCGCCGAACAGCGAAGCTCCCCCACCCCGCCGTCGATCGTAATCTCAACCGCGCTGCCGTCGAAATCCGGACGGATCGTCAGCCCGCGAATAAATTCATTCGGAACGCTTTCCATCCAGACCGTCTGCCAGATTCCGGATTGCGGCGTGTACCAGATCCCGCCGCGCTTCGTCCTCTGCTTTCCCCGGCTATGCCATGACGTATCCGTCGTATCGACAACGCGAACAATAACCTCATTCGCACCTCCGCGGTTCCATGCGGCGGTTATGTCGATCGAAAACGGCGTAAACCCGCCGACATGCCCGCCGACCTCTGTCCCGTTCACCCAAACCGTCGCAATCTGGTCCACCGCGCCAAAATGCAGCAGCAGCCGGTCCTTCAGGAAACCGTCCGGAAGCTCGATGGCCCACCGGTACCAGAGACGCCCTTCCGGCGTCAACGTCCGATTCACCCCGCTCAGCTCGGATTCGGGCGAAAACGGAACGAGGATCTGACCGTCATATCCGTCTGGCCGCTGGTCCGACGCCGTCATCGCATAGTCCCAGAATCCATTCAAATTCAAATAACTGTCGCGGCGCAGCTGCGGACGCGGATACTCCTGAAGGACCGCGTCAGGATCAAGCTCCTTACCCCATCTTGTCAGCATGCGCCCTCCTCAGGAAAAACAACGGAATCAGGACGAAAACCAGCGTAACCGCGGCCGCCAGGAAGATCTCCGGCGTCGGAATCCCCTTCGTCCGCCCCAGCTCCTCGTAAACCCCGGCACCATTCCGAATCACGAGCACGCCGATAAACGGCCCGATAATCATCGGCAGCATCACGTTAAACACCATGCGCACACCCTGGAAAACGCCGACCTGACCAGCGGGCGTATAATCGCGGATCAGCGCAGAAAGCGTCGCCGCGATCAGCATATACCCGGACATCATGACCACCCCAGCGACGGTCACCGCCGCGTTCGACCGCGTCAGGTACAGCCCGACCAGCCCGACGAACATCACCGCGATTCCCACCGTCGTCATCGGCAGCTTCCCTCTCCGGTCGA includes:
- a CDS encoding glycosyl hydrolase family 2, whose protein sequence is MLTRWGKELDPDAVLQEYPRPQLRRDSYLNLNGFWDYAMTASDQRPDGYDGQILVPFSPESELSGVNRTLTPEGRLWYRWAIELPDGFLKDRLLLHFGAVDQIATVWVNGTEVGGHVGGFTPFSIDITAAWNRGGANEVIVRVVDTTDTSWHSRGKQRTKRGGIWYTPQSGIWQTVWMESVPNEFIRGLTIRPDFDGSAVEITIDGGVGELRCSAEVDGRTVEGWTGRPIRLDMTGFEPWTPETPKLYDLTVRMGEDRVESYFGMRKVAIEKGADGVPRFMLNNRAIFQSGLLDQGYWSDGMLTAPSDDALIADIAMAKAMGFNMLRKHIKVEPLRWYYHCDRLGMLVWQDMVNGGGTYSTALISVPVFLRLPIRDRFYRLFARGDRAGRAQYRVELDEMIAHLRNVPSIVVWVPFNEGWGQFDAVETTTHLRAADPTRLVDSASGWYDQGCGDFSSRHVYFKPVRFEADGRGRAAALSEFGGYNLRIPGHAYNEKDFGYKRLSSREELGAWLRRLYREEISPAVERGLVAAIYTQLSDVEDELNGLVTYDREVVKVDAAAMRELNLGMRKL
- a CDS encoding butanol dehydrogenase, which encodes MIRFTLPRDLYHGKDALAALKTLTGKKAMICTGGSSMKKFGFLDKTKKYLEEAGMEVAIFEGIEPDPSVETVMRGAAAMLEFEPDWIVAIGGGSPIDAAKAMWIKYEYPQTTFEDMCVVFGIPKLRNKARFCAISSTSGTATEVTAFSIITDYQKGVKYPIADYEITPDVAIVDPELAMTMPTKLVAHTGMDAMTHAIEAFVSTANSDYTDPLALHAIEMVKADLVPSFNKDTDARARMHDAQCLAGMAFTNALLGIVHSMAHKTGAAFDDFGAHIIHGAANSMYLPKVIAYNAKEPTAKKRYAAIADFIKLGGASDDEKIARLIKLLRNMNDELRIPHCIKHYGADSYAAEVGFVPEKVFLERLPKIAELAIADACTGSNPRQPSQEEMEKLLKCCYYDLDVDF
- a CDS encoding DUF368 domain-containing protein, translated to MDWFIRLIKGTIVGIGAILPGLSGGVMAVIFGIYDPLIRFLADIRKDFVKNFRYFLPIVIGVGLGFILFSAVVSAAFGKYEAQFVCLFIGFVLGTLPSLIRTAGERGRSGGHLLIMAVTAALLFAMLMMGQQSLTQVTPNLVVWFFSGMVFALGFIVPGMSPSNFLIYFGLYDKMAEGIKNLDFTMMIPFGLGAVACVLLLSRLMAFLFDRFYAGTHHFILGTVIGSSLVIFPVVVFPALSGEGLAASGLSFPVALLICLLMLIIGVIVSYLFSRFEEKVERKPLIGG